The Malaclemys terrapin pileata isolate rMalTer1 chromosome 7, rMalTer1.hap1, whole genome shotgun sequence nucleotide sequence GCCCTCCCTACCCAGAGCAGATAgtaaactattattattatcatcctcATCATATTCTTTGCAACTGCCTTGGCTGGTGGAATGAACTAGGCCAAGGGTGTGTGAGTCAGGGCCTCCCCCAGCCGTCCATATCAGTGGGTGGTGCTGGAGAAAGGGCTCTGTGCAGCAAGGAGGTGAAAGGTGACTCCAGGAGCACAAGCCCTGGGCCGACACGAGGTGCTGCCACAAGCCAACCTGACTCACTGAgtcacctcctgctggccaggggctgctgtcatggcctcagctcctgctcccccccccaacattaaCCCCTAGacctcactccctgccccatgctgaggatagaacccaggagtcctgattcccagtccctgCCCAGGGAGTGGATTGCACAGTATGGGGTACCTCACCCTTAGCCTCAGTTTACCTGTTCTTAATTTCACCTCattttttcctcatttccccCACAACACCCTCCTTTCCTGCCCTTTCCCGTCTCCCACTGCCCCAGCTTATGGTGGGGCTGGCATCTGGGATGCTTCCTTCTGCAGCGGAGCCTTGGCCCTTCAAACCCCCTTTGCAAACAGGAGACCTGGCAGccagagctggagctgcctgcaAAGCGGATGTGGGGCGCCACCGTGTGTGGCCAGGCAGCACtgctgggcctgctgcagggTCCAGACCCAGCCCAGAGTagagaggaaaaggggatggACAGAGAGACAGTGGTggagggggatggatgggtgggtatgGGGATAGACAGACAGGCAAGCAGATGGGGagagtgacctgaagaagagccctgtgaaagcttgtctattgcagcaagggaagttggTCTAATAAGCGCTATTACCCCACATTCCCTGTTTGGCTGAGATAGGTGGGCCTGGGGCTAGACAGACAGTCATACGCAGGGATGGAAGATGAACCCTGCTTctaggaacccccccccccccccgattattCCACATTTGCCCAGTAGGGGgagcctctcccctgctcccGGCAAGTGCCACTGGCGCATGCAGGAGCTGGAATACCGGTCTAGATGGGCTCCCACTGCTGGCCAGTTCTACCTGAAAGACTACAACCCCCAGAGGCCTTTGCGGCCCCAAAGCTGGGCCTCCAGGTCACGTACTTGCCCATGATGCTtggtgggtggggctggagccgtTGAGTTCAGTTTGCAGCTGTGGTTACTGGGAGACTGGCAGTCTGGTCTGGGACTGGGTAACTGCCCCCAGGCAAGGGGCCGCtgagaaagaggaggaagggagcgagagagctggggagtgggattggtgggggaggggctctgggggagggggcaggagagtgggattggtggggaaggggctctggggaagggggtttgggggaggggcaggagagtgggattggtggggcaggagctctgggggagggggcaggagagtgggattggtgggggaggggctctgggggagggggcaggagagtgggattggtgggggaggggctctgggggagggggcaggagagtgggattggtggggagggggttctgggaacaggaggaggcaggagagtgggattggtggggagggggttctgggaacAGGAGGAGACAGGAGAGTGGGATTGGTGGGGAGGGGTTCTGGGAACAGGGTAACTGCCTGGGGGCACTCTAGGGAGGCTGAGGCTGTACAGAGCACAGGAGCAGGGTGGGAACGACTAGTATGGATCCAGGGGGGGCAGAATCTCAGCAGCCTCTCCCTAGGGCTCTTGGGAGAGGGAGCCGGAAATCTGGGAGTCGAAAGAGGCAGCAGAACCAGGTTAGAGCCAGTCACAATCTCCCCTGCCCCTGACTCTAAACCCCAGCCAGTCTTCTCCCATGGCTAAGCTGGTGACACCTGTCTCCATGGCCAGACTTCTTGCAGGGGTTCCCCCCTCCAGTTCAGGCTTGGTTGGGTGGGGCTGGCAAGAGATGACAGGAACCCCTCCCTAGGAgtgagttgggaatagaacccaggagtcctggctcccagcccccttactgTAACCCATTAGACCCCTCTCCTCTAACGgagttggaaatagaacccaggagtcctagttcCCAGTGGCTCATTCAGCCCTTTCTACTgaggctgctggggggagggggaggagttatgTGGGGTTCCCTCTGGGAtgagtccccctcccctcccactctctcCATTCTCTGTCCCCATCTCTCTTTTCAGAACCCGGATGTCCGTCTGTCCAAAGCCTTGTCCTATGTTTTGCGTCATGgagcagcccagctggggctggagatgggTGCTGGTAAGTGCACCCATACTCCCACGCATCTGCTCCCCCTGGCCCTGCAGGCAAGCTTCAGGACAGCATCTCTCCTATGGAGAGAAAGCTACTGAACCCCAGCAGAAAGGGCTGAGACAGGGGACCCTCTGCTTAGGTACAACCCCCCATAGCTGACATGGGATCCCTGGCTCTCCTACCTGCCCCTGGGGCCTGAAAGTTCGGGGGGTCATCATGGGGGGCACTTGGTATTGGTGCATGTGCTTCCTGTTCCCAGAGAGGTGGTGGGAGAGAGAGCATAGAGAAGGAGACTAGGGCCGGGCCTGCGATCCACAGACTCATTGCACTAaacagcccagccccctgctccagagGCTGTGTGCCCCCGCAGGTTATTGGGGACAGGGGTGTGCTGACATGAACTggcctgccctctgctggagggcCCATGGATGGGCACTGCCCCAGGACACCGGGATTCTTCAGCCCTGGGTTGGGTGTGAGGAGAGCctgaaggggtgggaaggggtaggGCATCTTGTGGAGGCCAAGCTGGTCTTTTCCCTCAACCACCCCCAGTGGATTGCAGAGGGAGATGATGGGGTTAGATGGACCTTGGCATAGTTGGGGCGGGAGATGAGGTAGATCAGATCAGATCAGGGGAGGGATGGGTTAGAGCATGTGAGGACAGGTTAGGTCTAGGCCTTACCAGTGAAGGTTGGAGGGATGAGTAGGAGCTGCAAGGGGGTGTCAGTCTCGGCCGCACTGGTTGGGGGTGCAAAGGGGGTTTAGATCTTGGCCTAGCCAGTTGTGCGGGAATGGGATAGAGCATGCAAGGAGGGGCAGATCTCACCTTCGCTGGTTGGGGGAACAATGGTGTAGGTGTGGGGGTGTTGTGCAAGGAGGGAGGATGAGGTAGGGCATGCGGAGGGCAGGTCTCACCCTCGCTGATTGTGGGGACAGGGAGGATGTGACAGGAtgaatggggcaggggggttggggtgtggggatggggacagggtaAGCAAGGGGGGCAGGTCTCTGCCTAGCCCCTCGAGGTGTGGAGATGGGGCAAGTCTCAGCCTAGCCcattgtgggggtgggagaggacaaGTGAGGGGGTGAGCAGCAGGTCTCGTCCTAGCCCATTGGGGTGTGGGGAAGGGCCAGGTTTCAGCCTAGCCCATCAGAGTGCGTGGAGGGGGTAGGTCTCTGCCTAGCTGGTCTtatctgtctcccctccctagATGGGTTCGTAGACGTGGCTGCCCTGCTGAGCCTGCCCCGCTTTGGGGGTGTCTCTGTGGCCGATGTGCGACACGTCGTGGAGACTAACGAGAAGCGCCGCTTTGCCCTGCGCTCCCACCCTAGTGACGGGCACTTGCAGATCCGTGCCAACCAGGGGCACtcactgcaggtgctgggggaggggtggtgggtAGCAGAGAGGGACCCCTCTTCTGGGGAAGCGTGGGGGGAACTGAGTGGAGTGGGCAGTGGGAATCCTACAACCTGGGGTCCCAGAGCACGCGGGATGGGTCAGAGCAGGATCCTCATTCTCCCAGGATGAGGAGTCAGGGGGAAGGACAGGAACGTTGCttcaggggatggggggcaggggcacctTGGACATAAGAAGGGGCAAGAGAATGGGGGCTAAGGGGAGCACAAAAAGGGACTCTAGGCCAGAAGCACCATTGTGATATCCCTGCAATCCCTCACTAGCAGGTGTCAGAGCTAGAGCTgatcccactgctggagcccacagccctaccccagacCATGGCCCATGGCACTTACCTGCGACACTGGCCGGCCATCTGCCAGGGGGGCCTTTCCCGCATGGGGCGCAACCATATCCACCTAGCACCTGGGCTGCCCGGGGATGGACATGTCCTCAGCGGTGAGTGTGCACGTTgtactggggagagaacccaggagtcctgccccccctGTCCCTGGTGCAGTAGTGGGGAGCTTTctttggggatggaggggctATGATCCCGAGGGACACTGGTGGTTCTGTGTACAAAGCCCAGTCAGCTGGGGGGATGTGGGTGGGTCTAGGAGTTGCTCCCCATAGCCCGCTTTTGACCACCTCTTTGACTATTGATCCACAGGGATGAGGCAGGACTGTGATGTGGCTATAGTGATCAATGGGCCCCAGGCGCTGGCAGGTGAGtaaggggaatggggtgggggtgagagtcTCTGGTGGAAACCAAGAAGTTTCCTTAACCCTTCCAACTGAGGCACCTATCTTCTCagcagcagaacccaggagtcctggctcccagccccctcctctaaCCACTCAACCCCAGTCCCCGCCCTGAGTGGAGGATAGACTCCAGGTGTCCTGGTTCCCATGACCCTGTGTGTTGCTTCCCCCTGCAGATGGGATCAAGTTCTATCGCTCAGCTAATGGTGTCATCCTCACACCGGGTGATGCCGAAGGCCTCCTGCCTCCCCAGTACTTCCAGAGAGTCCTGCAGCTCCGGCCTGACAGTAAGagtctcccccaccctgcctcctaCCTTCTGGGGGGGCTTGGCACTGGGGGTAGGACAGTCTCTGACCATTCCATCATCCCATGAGCCCCACCCACTagaaagaggggaagggacttgtccaaagtcatatAGCAAGTGAGGAGTAGGACCcagcagtcctgactcccactccccctgctctaacccactaatTTCCACTCCCCTTCCCACATTGGGGATAGAACCTTGGAGTCCGGGGAGCAATTCCCACCCTTCCACAGAGTCACAGACCTGCCCAACATAGTGAGAGCTTGGTTTATTACTCTGTGTTTGCAGTCCCAGCCGACATGCCTGGCTGGCAACTCGTGGCAGAATCCAAGTAGCCGTGGCTTTGATCCTCTCCCAGGGAGTGGCAGAGAAGTGTCCATGGGCCGGTGTGGGGTGGAGGGTCCTGTCATTCCCTGGCATGGTTGGCGAGGGCAGGTGGGTGCAGGAAAGCCAGCTGCTGCCAACACCTTTCTGTATTATTCTTCTCTCTTTCAGGGCATCTGCTACCCCTCAAGTGACCCCCACAGGGCCGAGCCGGCTCCAGGGTCATGACATAGAGGAGAACCAGGGCAGGAGAGAGCAGTGTAAAATAACATCCCTATTGTTccatctgctgcagcctctttAACCATCTCTCTGCTGGATTTGCCGCACTCCCCACCTCCCcgcaaacacacacagacacacacacacacacactgctggggTAGGGGGTGCTGGCTGGGGACCTGTATTCCCCTTTCCATAGAGGACATGCAGgagtgctggggtggcaggggacacGAGAAGGGATGGGTGGATTAAGgggtggcttgggctggagttgtGTAGGCCATTGAGGGGTGGTGTTGGGGCCTTGTGTGTAGGGAATTTGAGGGGGGTAGGTGTTGGGGAGGCTGGGTTGGTTAGCTGGGTGTGTATGGAAACGTGGAGGCTGGGGTTTtggtgcatgggggaggggcttgggaATGTGTGTGTAGGGATTGGTGGGCTGGTTAAGTTCTgtatggggaggagggtgggtgtgTTGGGGATAGGAGGGTAGGTGGTTGTGATGGGTGGGTGAGGGGTCCATTGTACAGATGGCTGCTCCCTCCCTGTAGGTGGGGCCAATGTtggccccagctctcccccctccctgttGCCCCCTGGTACCCAGCAGGAGATGGGAGCAGTGCTGAGTGCTCACAGGGCCTCGTGGCCCCCTGTCAGCTTGTAGAAAAGCTCCTCGTCGAGGCCCCGGCCCTTGTCGGTGGAGCGGGTGGACAGGAAGATGTACCCCCCGATGTACTCGTGCACGATATTGCACCCGGCCGACACGCTGCTGAATGCCACATTGATGTGCTCATCAAATTCAATCGCCACCTGGGAGAGAGGACGGTAGTGAGGGGCTGGTTGGGGAaaagaacacaggagtcctgactcccaccttTTAGTGttgttaggaactggggaaccttttggggaaGAAGTAGCTTGTACCGGGGGAGAATGGACTCCACcttaaccaaaatggaaccagactactggcatgcaaaattaaaaaggctgtagaggagtttttaaaccaaGAGCTGGAGGTAAGcagacaggtgtggaggagcatatGGCTCAGCAGCGACATtccttagggatgaatttattcAAGGGCAAACTCAGTATCTTAAGATGgaggataggaaagaagttggtaaagtacagaCAGGAGCTAGTAAGGAACGGTCAAACATACGACTCTCATTTAAACATAACACATGAAGGCAAGCAACTAAATATTGAGAAAATGTACAAGGGCTTACATACTAATGCTAGAAggctaaatactaagatgggtgaactcgagtgcctggcattaaatgaggatattggtaTAATAGACATTACAGAAACTTGGTGAAATGAggctaatcaatgggacatggtaataccaaggtatgaaatatataggaatgacagtaggtcatgctggtgggggtgaggtggcactacatgttttaaaaaaataaaaataaaagggaaaacctTCAATGAATCAAACTACTGTAAAATCTCTCTGGGTAGAAATTCCAAGCTTGAATAATAAGAGGAttgcagtaggaatatactactgaccacgaGAGTGACcgtgattgtgaaatgctaatgGAGGCTTCAGGGGCTACAAAACCAGAAATCACAGTAGTAATgggtgatttcaactatcctcatattgactgggtaaatGTCACCTCAGAATGGGGATGCAGAgatgagacaccccccccccgtaaATGGCTGCTTCCTGGTGCACCTAGTCTTgtaacccacaaggggagaggctgttcttgaACTATGTAGcaatattgctgaaaaggatgCGAGGATCACA carries:
- the TRPT1 gene encoding tRNA 2'-phosphotransferase 1 isoform X1; this translates as MDPGGAESQQPLPRALGRGSRKSGSRKRQQNQNPDVRLSKALSYVLRHGAAQLGLEMGADGFVDVAALLSLPRFGGVSVADVRHVVETNEKRRFALRSHPSDGHLQIRANQGHSLQQVSELELIPLLEPTALPQTMAHGTYLRHWPAICQGGLSRMGRNHIHLAPGLPGDGHVLSGMRQDCDVAIVINGPQALADGIKFYRSANGVILTPGDAEGLLPPQYFQRVLQLRPDRHLLPLK
- the TRPT1 gene encoding tRNA 2'-phosphotransferase 1 isoform X2, giving the protein MDPGGAESQQPLPRALGRGSRKSGSRKRQQNQNPDVRLSKALSYVLRHGAAQLGLEMGADGFVDVAALLSLPRFGGVSVADVRHVVETNEKRRFALRSHPSDGHLQIRANQGHSLQVSELELIPLLEPTALPQTMAHGTYLRHWPAICQGGLSRMGRNHIHLAPGLPGDGHVLSGMRQDCDVAIVINGPQALADGIKFYRSANGVILTPGDAEGLLPPQYFQRVLQLRPDRHLLPLK